The following are encoded in a window of Etheostoma cragini isolate CJK2018 chromosome 7, CSU_Ecrag_1.0, whole genome shotgun sequence genomic DNA:
- the LOC117947824 gene encoding TELO2-interacting protein 1 homolog, translating to MAHRCWPALLQRLTADDPLAVVRAFRVLCTLGETCGDFLRRRVSKEVLPKLCSSLVRQAPISVKAGPVYTHTLAYKVQLAVLQGLGSLCHRLDLGKRKETKHNTQTHSFPKTQHKFSSFTIVHGLIHIIKMITPGKTWT from the exons ATGGCCCATCGCTGCTGGCCCGCCCTCCTGCAAAGACTCACCGCTGATGACCCTTTAGCAGTAGTCAGAGCCTTCAGG GTGCTGTGTACTCTGGGTGAAACATGCGGTGACTTCCTGAGGAGGAGGGTATCTAAAGAGGTTCTTCCCAAGCTATGCTCCTCGCTGGTACGGCAGGCTCCGATCAGCGTCAAGGCCGGACCCgtctacacacacaccctaGCCTACAAAGTGCAGCTGGCTGTGCTGCAGGGGCTGGGGTCACTGTGCCACAGACTAGACCTGggtaagagaaaagaaacaaaacacaacacacaaacacacagctttcCCAAGACACAACATAAGTTCTCATCCTTTACGATTGTACATGGTTTAATCCACATTATAAAAATGATCACACCAGGTAAAACGTGGACATAG